A single window of Flavobacteriales bacterium DNA harbors:
- a CDS encoding MCE family protein produces the protein MKMRREYSIALLVLGGILLLVFGVNYLKGIDLFQKRNVYHVVYDDISGVTEATPVFFNGYKVGQVIHRELMPNGSGSIAVTFQMDEDRLMLTEGTKVRIYSADLFSRSLQLILGPGPAEVSQGDTLFGDAQLSLTDAVSGQIDPLKKKAESMFSSVDSVLTALNLILNDTTRGDINASFSSIRHTLESFDKTAERLDKLMASEAISIHATLENLRKVSENLAASNANISNILQNVDTITSTMANGQIEKVLHDLSASSAQLKNIMDQLNSGEGTLGLLIKDDSLYNNLRSASSELDMLMEDLRLNPNRYVHLSLFGKKDRLPKLSDSDIDRIQKGLQKEEIK, from the coding sequence ATGAAGATGCGCCGTGAGTATTCGATTGCACTATTGGTTCTTGGTGGCATATTGTTATTGGTTTTTGGGGTGAATTACCTCAAGGGTATTGATCTTTTCCAAAAACGGAATGTTTACCATGTGGTATACGACGACATTTCGGGAGTTACTGAAGCAACACCGGTTTTTTTCAATGGATATAAGGTAGGTCAGGTCATTCATCGTGAACTGATGCCGAACGGAAGTGGTTCGATCGCGGTTACATTCCAAATGGATGAGGATCGCCTGATGCTTACCGAAGGAACCAAGGTCCGTATCTACAGTGCAGACCTGTTCTCTCGTTCCCTACAGTTGATCCTAGGGCCAGGCCCTGCAGAGGTCAGCCAAGGTGATACGTTGTTCGGTGATGCGCAACTTAGTCTTACGGATGCAGTGAGTGGCCAGATCGATCCATTGAAGAAAAAAGCGGAGAGCATGTTCTCCAGTGTGGATTCCGTGCTTACTGCCTTGAATTTGATCCTGAACGATACGACCCGGGGTGATATCAACGCAAGCTTCTCAAGTATACGTCATACGTTGGAGTCATTCGATAAAACAGCAGAAAGGCTTGATAAGCTCATGGCTTCGGAAGCCATTTCGATCCATGCAACATTGGAGAACCTGCGCAAAGTGTCTGAGAATCTTGCCGCGTCCAATGCGAATATTTCAAATATCCTGCAGAATGTGGATACGATCACAAGCACCATGGCGAACGGACAAATAGAAAAGGTGCTTCATGACCTGAGTGCGAGTAGCGCCCAACTCAAGAACATCATGGATCAGCTGAATAGTGGCGAGGGCACGCTTGGTCTATTGATAAAGGATGATTCGTTGTACAATAATTTACGCTCTGCCAGTAGTGAATTGGATATGCTCATGGAAGATCTTCGGCTCAACCCGAACCGATATGTCCATTTATCTTTGTTCGGCAAGAAGGATCGTTTACCTAAGTTGAGTGATAGCGATATCGATCGGATCCAGAAAGGCCTACAAAAAGAAGAGATCAAGTGA